A part of Corynebacterium lactis RW2-5 genomic DNA contains:
- a CDS encoding MFS transporter, giving the protein MDVQQPTKRAFKRRPVPQQDHVSDLRRVMVLLALNVGAFGIGVTEFVAMGLLPYIADAFGRTEDSAGRMISMYALGVVVGAPLITVLTGSIPRRRMLLILMVAFTIGNGATVWAGTLGSFEAVMASRFIAGLPHGAYFSVAGLVAASLAKPGNRGKTVALSGVGLAVATVIGVPAAQVLGQVYGWRSAFAFVAVIGLAALVSLWFAVPHMNRMPKTRPIEELSALVTPQVLLTVAIGTIGFGGMFAVYTYITWTMTEVAGLPESWIWIVLMAYGIGMVVGTYIGGWLSDRIGEWGILVALVLMVVMLTAFYFTSAHAILGTANFLIIGLLGSILVPNLQTRLMDVAGRAQTLAAALNQAALNMANAGGAALGGWIIASGYGYRAPSLGGAGLALAAILITVPTILLYRRRRKVTL; this is encoded by the coding sequence ATGGATGTGCAGCAACCTACGAAGCGGGCATTCAAACGTCGTCCGGTTCCTCAGCAGGATCATGTTTCCGATCTGCGACGTGTGATGGTCCTGCTGGCCCTCAATGTCGGAGCATTCGGTATCGGCGTCACAGAGTTCGTCGCCATGGGCCTGCTGCCGTACATCGCGGATGCCTTCGGCCGCACCGAGGATTCCGCCGGGCGTATGATCTCCATGTACGCGCTCGGCGTCGTCGTGGGCGCTCCGTTAATCACGGTCCTGACCGGTTCAATCCCGCGCCGCCGGATGCTGTTGATCCTGATGGTCGCATTCACCATAGGCAACGGCGCGACCGTGTGGGCGGGCACCCTCGGATCCTTCGAGGCCGTGATGGCCTCGCGTTTCATCGCCGGTCTGCCGCACGGCGCCTACTTCTCCGTGGCAGGGCTCGTCGCAGCCTCGTTGGCCAAGCCCGGCAACCGCGGTAAGACGGTGGCACTCTCGGGCGTCGGGTTGGCGGTGGCGACGGTCATCGGCGTGCCCGCCGCGCAGGTGCTCGGACAGGTCTACGGTTGGCGCTCGGCCTTCGCCTTCGTCGCCGTGATTGGCCTGGCAGCGCTGGTGTCCCTGTGGTTCGCAGTGCCGCACATGAACCGCATGCCCAAGACTCGCCCAATCGAGGAACTCTCCGCGCTGGTCACGCCACAGGTCCTCCTCACCGTCGCCATCGGAACGATTGGCTTTGGCGGCATGTTCGCGGTTTACACCTACATCACCTGGACGATGACCGAGGTCGCAGGGTTGCCGGAGAGCTGGATCTGGATCGTCCTGATGGCCTACGGCATTGGCATGGTGGTCGGTACTTACATCGGCGGGTGGCTGTCCGACCGGATCGGCGAATGGGGCATCCTCGTTGCCCTCGTCCTCATGGTGGTCATGCTCACCGCGTTCTACTTCACCTCCGCGCATGCAATCCTGGGCACCGCGAACTTCCTCATCATCGGCCTGCTGGGCTCCATTTTGGTGCCGAACCTGCAGACCCGCCTCATGGACGTCGCCGGGCGCGCCCAAACCCTCGCCGCAGCCCTGAACCAGGCTGCCCTCAACATGGCCAACGCCGGTGGTGCGGCTCTCGGCGGCTGGATCATCGCCTCCGGTTACGGCTACCGCGCGCCCTCTCTGGGCGGCGCTGGTCTGGCGCTTGCCGCCATCCTCATCACCGTCCCGACCATCCTGCTATACCGTCGCCGCCGCAAGGTGACTCTGTAG
- a CDS encoding exodeoxyribonuclease III codes for MSLTIATINVNGIRAAVKQRSETNLGLIDWLSHTSADIVLLQEVRATDSQAAAALAPALDAGWHWLGAENLTAKGRAGVGILSLFPLSDVSVGIGAEEFAESGRFISATAPAAATGLDTDVQVASLYLPSGSALSEKQDEKYRFLDAFSDYLAGVGKRGRQGHSAVIGGDWNICHREQDLKNWKTNKKKSGFLPQERAWMDSVFGCWPDEAPQDSQVLATAKEMEAGAFSDGSRWDAPAISADPDWFDVTRRLRPDEAGPWSWWTYRGQAFDTDAGWRIDYQAVTAPMLARAVSSVVDKPAAYDLRWTDHAPVIVEYR; via the coding sequence ATGAGTCTTACCATCGCGACGATCAACGTCAACGGCATCCGCGCCGCCGTGAAGCAGCGCAGCGAAACTAACCTCGGTCTCATCGACTGGCTGAGCCACACCAGCGCCGACATCGTCCTGCTGCAGGAGGTCCGCGCCACCGACTCCCAGGCCGCTGCCGCACTCGCCCCCGCTCTCGACGCTGGCTGGCACTGGCTGGGCGCCGAGAACCTTACCGCCAAGGGCCGCGCGGGCGTGGGAATCCTCTCCCTCTTTCCGCTTTCCGACGTCTCGGTCGGCATCGGTGCGGAGGAATTCGCAGAGTCCGGCCGTTTCATCAGCGCCACCGCACCGGCCGCTGCGACGGGCCTGGATACGGACGTGCAGGTCGCAAGCCTGTACCTGCCCTCGGGGTCTGCACTGAGTGAGAAGCAGGACGAAAAGTACCGCTTCCTTGATGCGTTCTCGGATTACCTTGCGGGCGTCGGCAAGCGGGGCAGGCAGGGGCACAGTGCGGTGATTGGTGGCGATTGGAATATCTGCCACCGTGAGCAGGATCTGAAGAATTGGAAGACGAATAAGAAGAAGAGTGGGTTCTTGCCACAGGAGCGCGCGTGGATGGACTCGGTGTTTGGTTGCTGGCCGGATGAGGCTCCGCAGGATTCGCAGGTTTTGGCAACGGCAAAGGAGATGGAGGCCGGTGCTTTTTCTGATGGTTCCCGTTGGGATGCCCCGGCGATTAGTGCTGACCCGGATTGGTTTGATGTGACGCGGCGTCTGCGGCCGGATGAAGCGGGGCCGTGGTCGTGGTGGACCTACCGTGGTCAGGCTTTTGATACGGATGCGGGGTGGCGTATTGATTACCAGGCGGTGACGGCGCCGATGTTGGCCCGCGCGGTGTCATCGGTGGTAGACAAGCCGGCCGCCTATGACTTGCGGTGGACTGATCACGCGCCGGTGATTGTGGAGTACCGCTAG